CCTGCCATGGCACGCGGCTGAAGCCGGAGGCGCTCAAGGTCAAGTTCGCAGGGCTCAACATCGCAGAGATCTCGCATTTGCCGCTCAAGCAGCTGCACGAGCTGATCAAGCCGTTCGCAAGACCCTCGCCGGACAGGTCGGAGAAAGCCGTCGTCGCCCGGCGCATCTGCGAGGATCTGTCGGCACGCCTCGCCGTCCTGCTCGACCTTGGCCTCGGCTATCTCGCCTGCGAGCGCAGCACGCCCACGCTGTCGCCGGGCGAGCTGCAGCGCCTGCGGCTGGCAACACAAGTCCGCTCCAACCTGTTCGGCGTCGTCTACGTGCTCGACGAGCCGTCCGCAGGCCTGCATCCCGCCGACACCGAGGCGCTGCTGCGGGCGCTGGACCGGCTGAAGCACGCGGGCAATTCGATCTTCGTGGTCGAGCACGAGATCGAGGTGATCCGGCATGCCGACTGGCTGGTGGATGTCGGGCCCGACGCCGGCGAAGGCGGCGGACGCATCCTCTATAGCGGGCCGCCGGCGGGGCTCGGCGACATCGAGCAATCGCGAACCGCGACCTATCTCGCGCATCCACGCAAGAAGCTGCCGACGACCCGTCGCGCGCCGAAAGGGCATTTGAAGATCAGGGGTGTGGTCCGCAACAATCTCCGTGGCCTCGACGTCGATATCCCGCTGGGCGTGATCACCGGCATCACCGGCGTATCGGGCTCCGGCAAATCGAGCCTGATCAGCCAGTTCCTGGTCGATGCCGTGGCCGATCATCTCGGCCACACGCTTGCCGCCGACACCGAGGATGACAGCCTGGCACCAACGGTCGAAACCTTGGGAGGCAAGATCATTGCCGGCCTCGACCAGGTCGATCGCCTCGTCGTCGTCGACCAGAAGCCGATCGGCCGCACGCCGCGATCGAACCTTGCAACCTATACCGGCCTGTTCGACCACGTGCGGAAGCTGTTCGCGGCAACGCCGCAGGCCAAAGCTCGCCGCTACGATGCCGGGCGTTTCTCGTTCAATGTCGCGAAGGGGCGCTGTGCGACCTGCGAGGGCGAAGGGTTCGTTTGCGTCGAGCTGCTGTTCCTGCCCAGCGTCTATGCGCCCTGCCCGACCTGCAAGGGCGCGCGCTACAACGACAAGACGCTGGAGGTGAAGATCCGCGAAAAGTCCATCGCGGACGTGCTGGCGATGCGCGTCGACGAGGCCTTCGATTTCTTCGAGGGCGATGCCGCGCTGAACCGGTCGCTGTCGGTCGTCCGCGAGGTCGGCCTCGGCTATATCCGCCT
The genomic region above belongs to Bradyrhizobium arachidis and contains:
- the uvrA gene encoding excinuclease ABC subunit UvrA, whose translation is MDDRPRQSESLMQDDGFVRVRGAREHNLRNVDVKIPRNALVVFTGVSGSGKSSLAFGTIYAEAQRRYLESVSPYARRLFHQMQIPEVDDIEGLPPAVALQQQRGAPTTRSSVGSVTTISNLLRMLYSRAGDYPRGQPMLYAEAFSPNTPEGACPTCHGIGRMLDVTEKSMVPDDTKTIRERAVAAWPSAWQGQNLRDILTTLGYDVDKPWRELPRKDRDWILFTEEQPTVPVYAGYDAAEVKRALRRKEEPSYQGTFTGAKRYVMQTYAKSESAMMKRRVAQFMITQDCPTCHGTRLKPEALKVKFAGLNIAEISHLPLKQLHELIKPFARPSPDRSEKAVVARRICEDLSARLAVLLDLGLGYLACERSTPTLSPGELQRLRLATQVRSNLFGVVYVLDEPSAGLHPADTEALLRALDRLKHAGNSIFVVEHEIEVIRHADWLVDVGPDAGEGGGRILYSGPPAGLGDIEQSRTATYLAHPRKKLPTTRRAPKGHLKIRGVVRNNLRGLDVDIPLGVITGITGVSGSGKSSLISQFLVDAVADHLGHTLAADTEDDSLAPTVETLGGKIIAGLDQVDRLVVVDQKPIGRTPRSNLATYTGLFDHVRKLFAATPQAKARRYDAGRFSFNVAKGRCATCEGEGFVCVELLFLPSVYAPCPTCKGARYNDKTLEVKIREKSIADVLAMRVDEAFDFFEGDAALNRSLSVVREVGLGYIRLGQSATELSGGEAQRIKLATELMRPQRGHTLYVLDEPTTGLHPRDVERLIAQLDRIVDAGNSVVVVEHDMDVVSHSDWIIDLGPGAGDEGGTIVASGTPHQVAKNSGKNGAKAGGRTARYLARRLEQ